The region GCCTGAACCGAAGGCGGCAGCAAAATGGCCTTTCAGATCCAGATCATCCATGCCTATTTCAAAATCAATAAAATCGGATTGAAGATCACCATTACTCCAAGTAGAACTTCCGAGAATAATGAATTTGTAATCATTCAGGTCTTCCGGTCTTGTTTCAAATACATTTCTAGTTGTGACAGGAATATCTCTTTCTTCCAGGACAGAGGCAATGATCGCGGCCATTTTTGCCGTTTTTCCCTGCTTGCTGCCATACACAATGATTGCTTTTTCCATAGGACAATCCTACAGTATTCTTCATCCGCTGTGAACTCCTGCAACAGAGTTGCTTATAAAATGGATTCTTGGAAAATGGTGGATTTATAAAATCGTCTTCAGTAAAGCCGATCGTTGTTTCGCCAGGTTAATGAGACTGATTCTGTCCACAATATGGCGCTCACTCAAACCATGGGCAATTATGCCTGTTTCATCAACGGCCTTTAAGGCTATGAGAAGTTTGTTCTCTTCCACCTTCTTTATGGTAGCTTCTACGGTCACCGTTTCTCCGGGCACCGTCGGTTCTTCATGATTCACCTGGATCATGGAGCAAACACTGGTCACACCCTTGTGGAGCTGACTATCAAGAAGTGCCCATGATGTATCCAGCATGAGCTTGGTCAATGCAGCTGTCGAAAGAAGACCGTCATAGGTTTCCTTGGGGCCGATATTTTTCTGGAGAGTTATGGTTTTGCCCATTAGATCATTAAAACTCTTTTCCATAGATGTAGTCCTCCATATCTGAATTCTCGTACCCCTGAACTCGCTTGTCCAGGATAAAAACTTAGTTTACCGCTTCGCAGGGGGGAATGAGTTGTTTATACTGATTCTATGATTCACATTTTAAGGGAAACTGAGGATTTTCTTGTTTGTTACAAGGATGAGAACCTGGATTTTCATAATTCTGCAGAGAGTCCCGGTTTTTTTACCCTCCTGAAAGAACAGTTTCCCCAGGACACTCTATACCCGGTTCACCGTCTGGATAAGCCTACATCAGGTCTTATCCTGGCAGCCAGAAGCCGGGAAGCTGCTGTCGGGTTGGGTGAATTATTGTCCACTTCCCGGATCGAGAAATACTATCTGGCTCTTTCTGACAAGAAACCCAAAAAAAAGCAGGGATGGGTTATCGGGGATATGGAACGTTCCCGCAGAGGGCAGTGGATTCTGACACGGGGCAGAGACAACCCGGCACGAAGTTATTTTTTCTGCCGCATCCTTGAACCGGGACTTCGTCTGTTTATCATCAGAATTTATACAGGCAAAACCCACCAGATCAGGGTTGCCATGAAGAGTCTGGGATCTCCAGTCCTGGGAGACCCCGTTTACTATGGCTCCGGTCCAGTTCAGGACCGCATGTACCTCCATTCCTGGAAACTGAAATTTACCTGGAAGGATGAGCTCTATGATCTGGTTTGCCTGCCCCGGTCAGGCCGTCTGTTTCCCGAGGATCTTGGTGCCTTTCTTGAGGATCCCTCATGTCCGTTCTTTCCCTGAAAAAACCCAGTGATAACCCAGCATTTGTGAGACGGCTTATTTTTAAAATCTTCATCGGTCGTCTTTTTTGTGATTTCATCGATTTGCAGGCCCGCGGGAAAGTCTTTTTTGTGAAAACGGAAATCTGACTGATTGTTGGAAAACAGGAGATGTCCGCTTCCTTTCATCACCTTACAGCAGGCTTCTATCAATTCTTTGTAATCATTCTGAATTTTAAGGGTCCTCTCCATTTTTCGGCTGTTAGAAAAGGTGGGAGGGTCCAGTATGATCAAATCCCATTTGTCCTTCTTTCCGGCGGCATCCTCTAAAAATTGAAAGACGTCGGCTTGAACGAATTCGAAGGCCCCCGGGAGGAAATCATTCAGGCGGAAATTATTTTTGGCTTGCTCCAGATAAGGAGCTGAGAGGTCTACTGTGGTAATCCTTTTAGCCCCCCCCGAGGCGGCATAAACGGAAAATGATCCTGTATAGCTGAAAAGGTTCAGCACGGAGAGATCAAAGCACTCTTCTCTCACCATCTCTCTTGTGAGTCTGTGGTCTAAAAACAGTCCTGTATCGATGTAATCCCGCAGGTTTACCTGAAATTTCAGGTCATTTTCGTGAACAACCAGCTGATCCTGGTCATCCCCCAGGGGGGTATACTGTTCGTGGTCCTTCAGGCTCTGACGTTGTTTGACGATGAGCCGGTCCATGGGACAGTACAAGACACCGGCTATTTTTTTGAGTTCAGCAGCGCTGAGGACCAATTTTTCAGGACCTTCGAGTATACTCAGATGAATGTAATTGCCATATCGGTCTATCAACAGAGGAAGATTGGCAAAGCTTCTGTTGAAGATCCTATAGCAGTCGGTTCCCCTGCTGCTGAAGTAATTTCTCAAGTCCTGTTGTCGGGTTTTGAGTATTTTTAGGACACTGTCCAATGTTTCCTGGTTCATTTTGACTCCTGCCCCCAGCTTATCCTGCACCTGCCCGACTGGACAAGCACAGGACGGTAGTATTTCAGGATTCGAAGCGATTCATGTAGGGCAGGGAGGCGGCTATCTTCTTTGCCATATCCAATCGGCTCAACAGCAGAGCGCTACTGTCCCAGGTTCCTTCGATCAGGGCCTGCCGTCCTGACTCGGGAAGCATGATTGTGTAACTTGTACTGCCGCATTTGACGGTTTTTGCCAGAAGATTCAGTTTTATTTCAAGTGTACTGTCTGCCTCCAGGGCTGTTTGAATTTCCCTTATGTCTGAGGGAGACAGAGTGACCGCAGCCATACCGATCATGGTACAGTTTCCAGCAAAAATTTCTGCCAGGGATTCTGCCAGAACGGCCTTTATGCCCCATCTGAAGAGGGCTTGAGGAGCATGTTCCCGGCTGGACCCACAGCCAAAGTTATCGTTGACCACGAGAATCGCGGCTCCCCGTCTGTCTTCCTTGTTAAAGGGGTGGTCCTTAAGAGATCCGTCCTCTTTGAATCTTTCATCATAGAAGGGATAGTCTCCCATCCGGGCAAAGGTGATTTCTTTCAGATACCGGGCAGGTATTATCCTGTCCGTATCGATATCGTTGCCTCTGATTGAGATACCGGTTCCCTTGATAGATGTTATTTTTTTTACGCTCATTAGATTCTCTCCCTGATGTCGCTGACATGCCCGCAAAGTGCCGCTGCTGCCACCATGACCGGAGACATGAGGAGAGTGCGTCCCGAAGGGCTTCCCTGTCGGCCAATAAAATTCCTGTTGCTGGAACTGGCAGATATTTCATCTCCTATCAGTTTGTCAGGATTCATGGCCAGACACATGGAACAACCGGCCTGGCGCCATTCAAAACCGGCGTCTTCAAAGATTTTATCCAACCCTTCCTTCATTGCCTGCAGGCGGACGGGGATAGATCCGGGGACGACGATTCCTCTGACCTTGGGGTGAATCTTTTTTCCTTTGACAATTTCTGCAGCTGCTCTCAGGTCGGACATTCTTCCATTGGTACAGCTGCCGATAAAGGCGACCTGTACCGGGATGTCCCTGGCTTTCTGGCCGGGAGTCAGTTTCATATGAGCATAGGCTTCTTCCAGAGATTTCTTCATATCATTAGACAGGCCGCTGAGTTCAGGCAGGTTCTCATCCACCGAGACGCTCTGGGCCGGAGTGATTCCCCAGGTAACCATGGGAGAGATGTCGGCGGCATCAAATACTACCAGATCATCATATGTTGCTTCTGTATCAGAGGGCAGGGTCTTCCACCAGTTGACAGCCTTGTCCCAGGCCTTTCCTTCGGGACAGAACTCACGTCCCTTCAAGTAGGTAAATGTGGTTTCATCGGGGTTCACGTATCCCGCACGGGCCCCCCCCTCGATGGACATGTTGCAGACAGTCATACGGCCTTCCATCGACATGGAGTCAAAGACTTCCCCAGCATATTCATAGGCGTAGCCTAATCCGCCGCGAACACCCAGGCGGTTGATGATAAAAAGGATCACATCCTTGGGAGTGACTCCTTTGGGGAGTGTTCCGTTGACCTCTATCCTTTTAACCTTGAGTTCATCCATGGACAGACATCCCGTTGCCAGAACGTCCCGTACCTGACTGGTTCCAATTCCGAAGGCCAGAGTTCCGAAGGCGCCATGGGTGGATGTGTGAGAATCGCCGCAGGCAATGGTCATCCCCGGCTGAGTCAATCCTGTTTCAGGTCCCACGATGTGAACGATTCCCTGTTTCCCCGAGGGGGGATCATAGAATGTTATTCCGAAGTCCTTTGTGTTCTTTTCCAGGGCTTCCATCATCAGTTCTGCCTGATTGTCTTCGAAGGGCCGGCTTGTGAAGGAGGTGGGTACAATATGGTCACAAGTCGCAAAGGTTCGTTCAGGAAAGGCAACAGACAATCCCTCTTCCCTGAGGGCATCAAAGGCCTGAGGACTGGTCACCTCATGAACCAGGTGCAATCCAATGAGAACCTGATTTTGACCGGTCGGGAGAACACCCGCGTTATGGGCGTCCCAAATTTTGTTATAAAGTGTGTTTTTTGCCACAGTGTTGATCCTTACTTTATTATGGTTCTCTAATTGTAGGAATGATTCTCATCTTTTTCCAGATCTTTTGACCATGTTCGGGAGAATCTCTCTCTTTTCTTGATTAATCCGCCTCTACTCCCTTTTTAACAGGAATAATCTGAGCTGCTGAAGGATGTTGAAGCTTCCGGTTGATCTGGAATTCTATTTGTACTCCCATCCCCTAGCAGTTATAGTTAAGGGATGAGTAATAGGCTGGCTCTCTTTTTTTGCATGTACCTTTATACTGTGTTCTCTCTTTGTGCGATGGATGCTCATGGTTCTTCCAGTATCCGATTCCGGACTTATACCGTAGATGATGGCCTTCTCACCAACTCAGTCTATTCAATATATCAGGACAGCAGAGGTATTCTCTGGCTGGGAACACAGGATGGAATCAACTTTTTCGATGGTAATGAATTTTCGGTTATCGGTGAGAATTCGGCTGTCTCCAGCGGTTATGTCAATGACATCATAGAAGACTCACAGGGGGATATTCTTCTCTCTTCCACTTCCGGTTTATTCCGATATCGCCAGGATCAGGAAGTCGTAGAACCTTATGATGAAAGCCTCATGGCCTATGAAGTTTTGAAAACCATGCCCTTGGCGTCGGGAGCTCTGATCCTTTCGTTACTGGATAAGGGAGTCTTTGTTTTTGATGAAGGGAAGTTGACCCCTCTTTTTCAAAATCTTCAGGCGAAGGACCTGGCCTACAAAGATGATCTTGTTTATATGGCTACCGAAAAGGGTTTGATTGTTTATAATTTGATAAAGAGAAAAACGGAAGATATTCTGTTGAATGATCATAAGATCAATTCTCTAAAAATACAGGGAAATCTCCTTTGGGCAGGTTCGGATCATGGAATCATTTTGCTTGATCTGACAGATGGAACCGTCAAGCAGACCCTGGGTGATGACTTTTTAGTAACGACTATGGTGACTGACGATAAATCAGGGATATGGATGGGAACCGCATCGGGAGGTCTCCGTTTTTATCAGGATGGGGCATACAATAATCCTCGAACCTTTGAAGAGGACAGCACCATCCTGTCTCTTTACATCGACCGCTCTGACAACCTCTGGGTTGGCGTTCTGGGAAGCGGTTTGAAGAAAATTGATATTCACAGACTCGGTTTTTCCTATCTGGGAGCCGAAGAGGGCCTTGATAATACCATCGTTGTCTCCTTGTGGGAGGATGAGGATCAAAGCCTCTGGATTGGAACCTTTGGTGGTGGACTCTATCATTATTCATCCGCCAGGCTTCTTCTGGAACGATTCGTGTCAAATCCTGATAAGCCTGGGTCACTTGGAGATAACCGGGTTATGGGCCTTTTCCGTGACAGCCGAAATAGATTATGGATTGGAACAAAAAATAATGGTCTTTTTTATAAGGATGGAGGGAACTTTATTCCGGTTTCCCAAACTTACAGCAGTGTTTATACCATTGCGGAAGATCAAAGAGGTCGAATCTGGGCCATTACTCAG is a window of Oceanispirochaeta sp. DNA encoding:
- the leuD gene encoding 3-isopropylmalate dehydratase small subunit — encoded protein: MSVKKITSIKGTGISIRGNDIDTDRIIPARYLKEITFARMGDYPFYDERFKEDGSLKDHPFNKEDRRGAAILVVNDNFGCGSSREHAPQALFRWGIKAVLAESLAEIFAGNCTMIGMAAVTLSPSDIREIQTALEADSTLEIKLNLLAKTVKCGSTSYTIMLPESGRQALIEGTWDSSALLLSRLDMAKKIAASLPYMNRFES
- a CDS encoding class I SAM-dependent methyltransferase → MNQETLDSVLKILKTRQQDLRNYFSSRGTDCYRIFNRSFANLPLLIDRYGNYIHLSILEGPEKLVLSAAELKKIAGVLYCPMDRLIVKQRQSLKDHEQYTPLGDDQDQLVVHENDLKFQVNLRDYIDTGLFLDHRLTREMVREECFDLSVLNLFSYTGSFSVYAASGGAKRITTVDLSAPYLEQAKNNFRLNDFLPGAFEFVQADVFQFLEDAAGKKDKWDLIILDPPTFSNSRKMERTLKIQNDYKELIEACCKVMKGSGHLLFSNNQSDFRFHKKDFPAGLQIDEITKKTTDEDFKNKPSHKCWVITGFFQGKNGHEGSSRKAPRSSGNRRPDRGRQTRS
- a CDS encoding TIGR01621 family pseudouridine synthase, with the translated sequence MIHILRETEDFLVCYKDENLDFHNSAESPGFFTLLKEQFPQDTLYPVHRLDKPTSGLILAARSREAAVGLGELLSTSRIEKYYLALSDKKPKKKQGWVIGDMERSRRGQWILTRGRDNPARSYFFCRILEPGLRLFIIRIYTGKTHQIRVAMKSLGSPVLGDPVYYGSGPVQDRMYLHSWKLKFTWKDELYDLVCLPRSGRLFPEDLGAFLEDPSCPFFP
- a CDS encoding flavodoxin domain-containing protein, whose protein sequence is MEKAIIVYGSKQGKTAKMAAIIASVLEERDIPVTTRNVFETRPEDLNDYKFIILGSSTWSNGDLQSDFIDFEIGMDDLDLKGHFAAAFGSGSSRFPYFCEAVRILEAKLRSLGNRMILPSLMVNDLENRTEEESREWAAILADEIKQIN
- the leuC gene encoding 3-isopropylmalate dehydratase large subunit, with the protein product MAKNTLYNKIWDAHNAGVLPTGQNQVLIGLHLVHEVTSPQAFDALREEGLSVAFPERTFATCDHIVPTSFTSRPFEDNQAELMMEALEKNTKDFGITFYDPPSGKQGIVHIVGPETGLTQPGMTIACGDSHTSTHGAFGTLAFGIGTSQVRDVLATGCLSMDELKVKRIEVNGTLPKGVTPKDVILFIINRLGVRGGLGYAYEYAGEVFDSMSMEGRMTVCNMSIEGGARAGYVNPDETTFTYLKGREFCPEGKAWDKAVNWWKTLPSDTEATYDDLVVFDAADISPMVTWGITPAQSVSVDENLPELSGLSNDMKKSLEEAYAHMKLTPGQKARDIPVQVAFIGSCTNGRMSDLRAAAEIVKGKKIHPKVRGIVVPGSIPVRLQAMKEGLDKIFEDAGFEWRQAGCSMCLAMNPDKLIGDEISASSSNRNFIGRQGSPSGRTLLMSPVMVAAAALCGHVSDIRERI